Genomic DNA from Vagococcus luciliae:
TAGACTAAACTTATCGCAATTCTTTCACAAGTTAAAAGCGCTAGTTATGTAAATAACTAACGCTTTTAACTACACTTGTTGCACTTGTTTAATTCGTGTATTAATTTTACCCTTAGATGCTCCTAAAGTAATTGTATCACCTGTTTGAAGTTCACCAGACAAGAGCAACTCACTCAGTCTATCTTCGACTTCTTTTTGCAAAGCACGACGAATTGGACGAGCACCATATTCCGGATCAAATCCTTCACTGCTAATAACATCAATTGCAGCAGGAGTGAGTTTTAATATAATATCTTGTTCTTTTAATCTCTCAACAACATCTTTAGACATGATCTTCACGATATCATGTAGTTGTTCTTTATTTAGTGAATGGAACACAACCACCTCATCTACACGATTTAAGAACTCAGGTCTAAATGATTTTTTCAATTCTTCTAAGATACGAGATTTCATCGCTTTATAATCTTTTGTCTCATCTACCACACTAAATCCGACTGTTTTTTCATCTCGTAAAGCTGTTGCTCCAATATTGGATGTCATGATAATAATCGTGTTTTTAAAATCGACTTTACGACCTTTAGCGTCTGTCAAATGCCCATCATCCAACACTTGTAATAAAACATTAAATACATCTGGATGAGCTTTTTCCACTTCATCAAGTAACACCACAGAATAAGGTTTTTGACGAATCCGTTCAGTCAATTGCCCTCCTTCATCATATCCAACATATCCAGGAGGTGATCCAACTAAACGACTCGTACTATGTTTTTCCATAAATTCAGACATATCAACTCGAATCAAGGCTTCTTCAGAACCAAACATCACTTCTGCAATCGTTTTGGCTAATTCTGTTTTTCCAACACCGGTTGGTCCTAAAAACATGAATGATCCTATTGGACGATTTGGACTCTTTAATCCACTTCTTGCACGTCTAATCGCACGGGATACGGAATCAACTGCTTCTTCTTGACCAACAACACGTTTATGCAGTACTTTTTCCAAATCAAGTAATCGTTCACTCTCTTTTTTCTCCAGTTGAGTCAATGGAATGCCCGTCCATTGTGAAATAATTGATTCAATATCATACTCCGTCACTTTTTGTGTATAGCCATTTTCTACTTTTTCTTGTTGTTCAACAAGTTTAGCTAATTTTTTTAAAGCTTTCTTTTCTTTTTCTCTAATCTCTACTACTTCAGAAAAATGTTGCTTAATAATAGCTTCTTCTTTTTCTTGGTAAATATTAGCTAATACCTTTTGTTGTTTTACAATAGGTGATGGTTTTTCAGCTTGATTTAATCGTACTTTTGCTGCAGCTTCATCTATCAAATCAATAGCTTTATCTGGCAATTGTCTATCATTAATATAGCGAATAGACAATTTCACAGCTGCATCAACAGCTTCTTGAGTAATTGCCACTTGATGATGTTCTTCATATTGAGATTTTAATCCTGTCAAAATATTAATCGTTTCTTCTTCAGTAGGTTCATCAACCATAATTTTAGCAAATCGACGTTCTAACGCAGAATCTTTCTCAATATATTTTTGATATTCATCTAACGTTGTTGCCCCTATTGTTTGCAATTCTCCACGAGCTAATGCTGGTTTTAGTATATTAGATGCATCTATAGCACCTTCAGCACCACCAGCACCAATCAGAGTATGCAACTCGTCAATAAATAATATAACCTGTCCATCATGATAAATTTCATCAACTAACTTCTTCATTCGATCTTCAAATTCACCACGATACTTAGTCCCAGCAACTACTGCTCCCATATCAAGCATCATCACACGTTTATTTCGCATATCTTTGGGTACATTAGCTTCGATAATCCGTTGCGCTAAACCTTCGGCAATAGCTGTTTTTCCAACACCAGGTTCTCCAACAAGTACCGGATTATTTTTAGTCCGACGACTTAAAATTTGTATCAATCGTTCAACTTCTGTCTCGCGACCAACTAAAGGATCTAATCGTTTTTCTCTAGCACTCTGTGTCAAATCTCGTGCCAAAGAATCTAGTGTAGGAGTTCCTTCACCCACCGAATTCTTAGTCGCTTTTCTATTTTTACCATTTTTATTATTTTCTGTAATACCAATTCTTCTCATTATATCTTTACGTAACCTGGGAAGTTCCACTCCTAAGTTTTTTAAAATCCTAGCAGATAATAATGTATCTTCTCTGACCAAAGCAAGTAAGATGTGTTCTGTTCCAATACTTGGCGCACCTAGCCGTTTAGCCTCTTCACCTGCGAAAGCTAATACATCCTTAGCTCGCGGAGAATAAGGAAGTAATTCGTTTTCTTTAGATTTATAACGTCCATATTGGACAATCTGTTCAACTTCATCAAACAGATAAGTATCATCAATATCAAAATATCTCATTGCTTTTCCACCAATACCTCTTGGTTCCTTCGCTAAAGCAAGTAATAAATCCTCTGTTCCAACTGCATCATGTCTAAAATATTTAGCACTTTCTTGTGCAAGATTCAGAACTTCATTAGCCCTTTTAGTAAATAATTCACCCATATCTATCACTCCTGTTCTTCATAAGTTAGTCGTTCTAATACATCAATCATCATGTTCGCCCTCAATAATTTTTCTTCTTCCGAGCGGCTAATACCTGTTAATTTAAATGCTGAATTAAGTAAATACTTTTCACGTACAGTTATTATATCATTATCTTGCAATTCATTTAAAATAGCAAATGCATCACTATCTGTCAAACCATTACTTATCATATCTGGGATTTCTTCACATATTCTGGTTTTATATTTTATCAATTTAACTTTTACAATACGAATATACCCACCACCACCACGCTTACTTTCTACCCGATAACCTTTTGGAACAGTAAACCTTGTGTTAATAACATAATTAATTTGTGATGGGACACAATTAAATTGATTGGCAATTTCAGCGCGTTTTATTTCAATAATATCTTCATTTTGTAGTAGTTCTTTTAGATAGTCTTCAATAATATCAGACATATTTTTATTTTCCATAAAAATCTCACCCTTCAAAAATAACGTAAAACTATTGACTTATATTGACCTACATTATACATAATATAATTCAATAGTTATACTAATTTGATTTGAATATACTAAAAGAGCTTTGAATGAAATCATTCAAAGCTCTTTTTACTAGATTATACCGGCGGCCGGGGTCGAACCGGCACGCCCTCAATGGGCACTGGATTTTGAGTCCAGCGCGTCTGCCAATTCCGCCACGCCGGCAAAACAAGAGGCGGTAACCGGATTTGAACCGATGATAAAGGTTTTGCAGACCTCTGCCTTACCACTTGGCTATACCGCCTTTAATAAACTGGGCTAGCTGGATTCGAACCAACGAATGACGGAGTCAAAGTCCGTTGCCTTACCGCTTGGCTATAGCCCAATAATAAAAAGGCGACTGATGGGAATCGAACCCACGAATGCCGGAGCCACAATCCGGTGCGTTAACCACTTCGCCACAGTCGCCATATTATTAACAGGGGTAGTAGGAATCGAACCCACGCTGACGGTTTTGGAGACCGTAGTTCTACCGCTAAACTATACCCCTTTAAATATGGAGGGGGGCAGATTCGAACTGCCGAACCCGAAGGAGCGGATTTACAGTCCGCCGCGTTTAGCCACTTCGCTACCCCTCCAAATGGCGCAAGACAGAATCGAACTGCCGACACACGGAGCTTCAATCCGTTGCTCTACCAACTGAGCTACTGCGCCAATAACGGTTCCGACGGGAATCGAACCCGCGATCTCCTGCGTGACAGGCAGGCATGTTAACCCCTACACCACGGAACCTGATTATGGTTTGTATTATATTTTATGACCCGTACGGGAATCGAACCCGTGTTACCGCCGTGAAAGGGCGGTGTCTTAACCGCTTGACCAACGGGCCAGTATAATAATTTCTTTTAGTATACGGAGAGTAAGGGATTCGAACCCTTGAGACAGTTATTACCGCCTACATGATTTCCAATCATGCTCCTTCGGCCAACTCGGACAACTCTCCAGAGTTTTACCTTAATTAAAAGAACTCCGGCAGTAGGACTCGAACCTACGACATCATGATTAACAGTCATGCGCTACTACCAACTGAGCTATGCCGGATAATGATATAAGCACGGCAACGTCCTACTCTCACAAAGGGAAACCCTTCACTACCCTCGGCGCTAAGAAGCTTAACTTCTGTGTTCGGCATGGTTACAGGTGTATCCTTCTTGCCATCGTCACCGCACTTATCTGTTTTTTATTGAGTGATGATTCACTCAAAACTGGATGTTAAGTTAGTATCAATATAATTGTCCACCGCTATCTTGGTTAAGTCCTCGACCGATTAGTACTAGTCCGCTCCATACATCACTGTACTTCCACTTCTAGCCTATCTACCTGATCATCTTTCAGGGGTCTTACTTCCTTAAAGGAATGGGAAATCTCATCTTGAGGGGGGCTTCACGCTTAGATGCTTTCAGCGTTTATCCCGTCCATACATAGCTACCCAGCAATGCCCTTGGCAGAACAACTGGTACACCAGAGGTATGTCCATCCCGGTCCTCTCGTACTAAGGACAGCTCCTCTCAAATTTCCAACGCCCGCGACGGATAGGGACCGAACTGTCTCACGACGTTCTGAACCCAGCTCGCGTGCCGCTTTAATGGGCGAACAGCCCAACCCTTGGGACCGACTACAGCCCCAGGATGCGACGAGCCGACATCGAGGTGCCAAACCTCCCCGTCGATGTGAACTCTTGGGGGAGATAAGCCTGTTATCCCCAGGGTAGCTTTTATCCGTTGAGCGATGGCCCTTCCATGCGGAACCACCGGATCACTAAGCCCGACTTTCGTCCCTGCTCGAGTTGTAACTCTCGCAGTCAAGCTCCCTTCTGCCTTTGCACTCTACGAATGATTTCCAACCATTCTGAGGGAACCTTTGGGCGCCTCCGTTACCTTTTGGGAGGCGACCGCCCCAGTCAAACTGTCCATCTGACACTGTCTCCCACCACGATAAGTGGTGCGGGTTAGAATGGTCATAACACAAGGGTAGTATCCCACCAGCGCCTCCATCGAAACTAGCGTTCCGATTTCTACGGCTCCTACCTATCCTGTACATGTGTCACAAACATTCAATATCAAACTACAGTAAAGCTCCATGGGGTCTTTCCGTCCTGTCGCGGGTAACCTGCATCTTCACAGGTACTAAAATTTCACCGAGTCTCTCGTTGAGACAGTGCCCAAATCGTTACGCCTTTCGTGCGGGTCGGAACTTACCCGACAAGGAATTTCGCTACCTTAGGACCGTTATAGTTACGGCCGCCGTTTACTGGGGCTTCAATTTTGAGCTTCGCTATTGCTAACCCATCCTCTTAACCTTCCAGCACCGGGCAGGCGTCAGCCCCTATACGTCATCTTTCGATTTTGCAGAGACCTGTGTTTTTGATAAACAGTCGCTTGGGCCTATTCACTGCGGCTGAACTTGCGTTCAGCACCCCTTCTCCCGAAGTTACGGGGTCATTTTGCCGAGTTCCTTAACGAGAGTTCTCTCGCTCACCTTAGGATTCTCTCCTCGACTACCTGTGTCGGTTTGCGGTACGGGTCATTTGTTTCTAACTAGAAGCTTTTCTTGACAGTGTGACATTGAGACTTCGGTACTTTATTTCCCTACTCATCACAACTTGTTCTTAAAGATAAAAGCATTTGACTCTTATCAAAACTCGTTGCTTGAACGTGCACTTCCAGTCGCACGATCTCATAGCCTCCTGTGTCCCTCCATTGTTCAAACAAAACAAACGAGTACAGGAATCTCAACCTGTTGTCCATCGCCTACGCCTATCGGCCTCAGCTTAGGTCCCGACTAACCCTGG
This window encodes:
- a CDS encoding ATP-dependent Clp protease ATP-binding subunit, yielding MGELFTKRANEVLNLAQESAKYFRHDAVGTEDLLLALAKEPRGIGGKAMRYFDIDDTYLFDEVEQIVQYGRYKSKENELLPYSPRAKDVLAFAGEEAKRLGAPSIGTEHILLALVREDTLLSARILKNLGVELPRLRKDIMRRIGITENNKNGKNRKATKNSVGEGTPTLDSLARDLTQSAREKRLDPLVGRETEVERLIQILSRRTKNNPVLVGEPGVGKTAIAEGLAQRIIEANVPKDMRNKRVMMLDMGAVVAGTKYRGEFEDRMKKLVDEIYHDGQVILFIDELHTLIGAGGAEGAIDASNILKPALARGELQTIGATTLDEYQKYIEKDSALERRFAKIMVDEPTEEETINILTGLKSQYEEHHQVAITQEAVDAAVKLSIRYINDRQLPDKAIDLIDEAAAKVRLNQAEKPSPIVKQQKVLANIYQEKEEAIIKQHFSEVVEIREKEKKALKKLAKLVEQQEKVENGYTQKVTEYDIESIISQWTGIPLTQLEKKESERLLDLEKVLHKRVVGQEEAVDSVSRAIRRARSGLKSPNRPIGSFMFLGPTGVGKTELAKTIAEVMFGSEEALIRVDMSEFMEKHSTSRLVGSPPGYVGYDEGGQLTERIRQKPYSVVLLDEVEKAHPDVFNVLLQVLDDGHLTDAKGRKVDFKNTIIIMTSNIGATALRDEKTVGFSVVDETKDYKAMKSRILEELKKSFRPEFLNRVDEVVVFHSLNKEQLHDIVKIMSKDVVERLKEQDIILKLTPAAIDVISSEGFDPEYGARPIRRALQKEVEDRLSELLLSGELQTGDTITLGASKGKINTRIKQVQQV
- a CDS encoding CtsR family transcriptional regulator, whose amino-acid sequence is MENKNMSDIIEDYLKELLQNEDIIEIKRAEIANQFNCVPSQINYVINTRFTVPKGYRVESKRGGGGYIRIVKVKLIKYKTRICEEIPDMISNGLTDSDAFAILNELQDNDIITVREKYLLNSAFKLTGISRSEEEKLLRANMMIDVLERLTYEEQE